The Periplaneta americana isolate PAMFEO1 chromosome 16, P.americana_PAMFEO1_priV1, whole genome shotgun sequence genome segment tgagaataaaaaaaaaaaaacaaacgtttGTTGAACTCAAGTATtacaatacaaacaaattgtaATTTAAGACAACTTAATTGGATTAGTAACAACGAAAAGTTTCGTAATACAGTGAATTGCATTAATTGAAAAGTGATTTGAAAGAAAGTTTTTTCTATATAAACAAATGATATACgtatttaatgaaattaacaaaATTGTAAAGTAAAAATTTAAATCTAAATCTTATTGTAGAAACATATAATCCAAACAAACGTTTGTTGaactaaaataatacaatacaaatagaTTGTAATTTAAGACAACTGAATTGGATTAGTCACAACGAAAAGTTTTGTAATACAGTGAACTGCATTAAGTGAAAAGTGATTTGAAGGGAAGTttttatatataaacaaattatatacgtatttaattaaatttaaaaaaattgtaaaataagaatttaaatctAAATCTTACTGTAGAAAcatataaaccaaattttacttAAAGAAACAAAAAGCGAAAGTTTAATTGAAACTCAATATCGGTACTTTTTATACAAATAAAACAGTGatttaaattgtgttatttatgtttaaaaatatgaaagaatatttaCTACAAGAGATGTGTAATATAATGCAAGGTTTTGAAACTGCGACGAAAAAGTGTTTAAACCTCAAGCCGTCAGGCAGGAGGGAAACCGGTTGCTACAACAAATAATTGTGCCTTGAGTGTTAGATGCTGCAAGTAGAAATTAAGTGATTAATGAGTGGAATAAAACGAAGACACAAGCCTGAGGACTTGAGTGCAGGTTACGCCTAAATACCTGTAAACAGTGCAGACGTTAGTGGATTTCAAAATTTATACTATATTAACATTGTTTAGTATCTACTTTACGATGTCATTCAActgattttgtttataattaaaataatcatGGATCTTTTCACCGACATTTCTACTTCCCCAGCATCGTACTTGCTGCTGGATACGCCTATGAATGACGAGGATTTCTACACGGAAAGTGTCGTCACAGACTTTAACGATTTCTCGAGTCTTATTCCAGACAACTTCTCGGCGATCGTCACAAGACCTTCTTTGAACGTGGAGCCCGTGCGAGACCCTTTGTATATAGTGATTCCTATAACAATCCTCTATTCCCTGATATTCTTCACAGGAGTCCTGGGCAACGTCGTCACATGCATCGTCATCTCCCGCAACAAACACATGCACACAGCCACCAACTACTACTTGTTCAGCCTTGCGGTATCGGACCTGCTGCTATTGGTGTCCGGTCTCCCTCAAGAGATGTATTGTATCTGGTCCAGATACCCCTACGTGTTCGGCGAAGTTTTCTGCGTGTTGCGAGGCCTCGCTGCCGAAACGTCGGCAAATGCCACAGTGTTGACTATAACAGCTTTCACAGTGGAACGTTATGTAGCCATCTGCCATCCGTTTCTGTCGCACACGATGTCGAAGCTGTCCCGTGCCGTGAAGCTTATTCTCGTGATATGGATCGTGGCCCTTGCCTTCGCGATACCCCAGGCGATTCAGTTCGGCATAGTGACGGGCGATTCTCCTGAGTTCGTGATGTGTACGGTGAAGAAAGTGATATTCACGCACTCGTTTGAGATATCTACCTTCCTGTTTTTCGTGACGCCGATGACCCTTATTACCGTGTTGTACGCTCTCATAGGGCTACGGCTTAGGCGTTCCAACATGATGAAGAAGGAAGCTGGGTCCTTCAGTTGCAAACACTCCTGCAGTCCTCTGACAGCCACCGTCCTCCAACAACCACCTCAGCGGTACTCTGAAACGGGGGGTACAAGGAAGACCAGCAACTGTCGCCACCAGCAAAGTCAGTCTTCTCGTCGGGTGCTCAAGATGCTAGGTGAGTTCCGTGTTTTATAGCTCTCTACCTTTCATATACAAATTGTTTGTCCTTGACAGATACGCGAGGAGAATTGAAATTTTAAACCTTTATAGCGGGCAGGAATTAGCAAAAAGCCGCGGGTTATATAAAGCAAGTGGTACAAGTTAAGTgaatttcaagacatctgatggTAAAAAGTAAAtccggtgaatgttacttatgtcccgcccactataggagacatacgccagttttacactaatcctaaacatcttgacgggataataaaagcctaaaataacctaacctaagtgcgtcggtgtctattccaaaatcggcggaagtcgctcaacgctcgtttaaccaatattcgttaataataataataataataataataataataataataataatgttttattttcgctggcagagttaaggccataaggccttctcttccactcaaccagccttaatcaatacaatacacatttaaattacgaatatttacactacacttaaaaggttctccagcaatattcttcagttaagttttaacgactagtagactacatatttatttaaatttagataaacctataaggtaaagtagtaacttaatttatgagctactttaattcaatcaattataattaatttgagatttgagacagctagtaaaatgatgaaaattaatttaatataagcttaccagaactatgttacagggagaaaacaaatatatatatatatatatatatatatatatatatatatttctataatgagaatattaatgtaattgccattagaggttttgtaaatctatttagagaaattaatgatgataataagaatggacagatgttagtttcattatatgtaattcgCTCAGtcggcggtggatactctacattgaccgtaCATCCGTGGCgctgaccgaccagccggctgctggcctcacgtccacataccttagtagaggtggacgatcatccaaccagaatggcagtatcgtgtggttagcaagattatccccccagccgttatagttggtttgagaaaccggattttcgctacctatcgtagctgcccaagtgcatcacgatgctgggtgggcaccggtcccatacactggccgaaatataataagaaaatttctttccctcttgaggagtcgaaccagcgcgcattccgtaacgcgagtctaggcaggatgctttatgccacggcgcgggacagataTCTGATGGTAGCAAGTCGAAATTTACTGCCCTCATGTGCTCAGATATCTCTCTAAAATcgatatattttataattggtgTTAACGAGTGTGAgtattttctttctctcagttttagTTTTATAATAATCTGTTTATTTTACTACGTTTTATTAACTGCTatggttgtctagcgtctgaatgagatgaatgtgataatgacagcgaaacGAGTCCAGGGTCAAGTTCTGAaacttacctagcatttgctcttaaggcgttcagggaaaaacccggaaaagcctcaaccaggacttgaaccctGCCTCTAGTTTCACGGTGAGATCTGTAACCATTACTCTACAGTGGTAGACCTCAGTGTAGTGCCAAATTTGATTTATAGCCTAATTTTAACAGTGCCAGTCATAAATATGTCAAGCTATATCGTGAAGTTAAGTAACTGATAAACATGACTCATAGTTCGCTGTCCAAtattactgaaaattaaaatccgGTTGCGTAAATTATCGAACATTTTCAGAACTTCAATGTCGACCGTAAAATAGACGATCTGTAGCTGTGATAAAGATTTAGGcttaattgtataataataataataataataataataataataataataataataataaatttaatattattattcggcctggttggcgcagtttgtATAACGCTGACCTTCTAttcccgaagttgcgggttcgatcttggCCAGGTCGatagtatttaagtgtgcttaaatacgacaggcatATCTcgatagatttactggcatataaatttccggcacaccgacgacactGATaatcctcggcagttgcgagcgtcgttaaataaaacataacatatattattattattattattattattattattattattattattattattattattattattattattacctctgattgaggatcTGGTAGATATGGCTAGCACTGAAAGCGAACCCAGGTAGATTTatatgcagtaggcctaataaatgcgCACTAAAACCTACCAGTGAGAAATGCACAGCACTTCGCGTATTTGGATCTGTTCACCGTTTTACCACAAATAACTTCACAGCAGAGTTAGCAATTTTTCCTACTACTTTCTCGAAACTTACGTCGCAAAATATAGttcctttcttcctgtacgttgtaTTTATTCGGCTTTACACACCCCTCGCTATACCAATGCAGCCGATTTTTTACACAAGCATCTCAAAAAGAATGTTTTTACGTCTAATCCTTCAATCCACATAGCCATTGATGTACTAAAAATTTCATGCTGAAAcatgtttgaaattttaaagtgtcaTCAGAAAGCAGTTCAGAAGAAAGCAGCAAATTAAATTCATGTATTATTCGTAAATGTCAGGGATACGACAGAAAATATATCAGCCGATTTCAGTTTCTAAAGAAGGTCAGTCGGCTAAACTTACCCGTAAATTGAAACCGCAGACTGTGTGTCAACATATCTCCCAAGATTTTAACGCACACAATGTTTAACTTCACCTACTATTAATCATATATTCTAACCCCACTGGTAACGACGTACAATAttaggagccaccggcgtggctaagTCGGTTAAagagcttgcctgccggtctgaaattgcgctcgggcgcgggttcgatccccgcttgggctgattacctggttggttttttccgaggttttctccaaccgtaaggtgaatgctaggtaatctatggcgaatcctcggcctcatttcgccaaataccatctcgctaaccaatctcatcgacgctatataactttgtagttgatacagcgtcgttaaataaccaacaaaaaaaacaattttaggcCTACTCTCTTTTACTGTGGTTAAAAGTGGACAGTTCTAAGTCTGTAAAAGTGGGAAGGAAAATTCTGCGCTCTTTTCATGCTTTCCGCGGTGAGTTTACGAATTATTTCCAGCGTTATTTTGTTGCgcttttgatagaaaaatacagggacatcattttatttttacttcaatttttattgtacctgagtttttttaatgtaggctacttcgctcccaccccctctactagtaaacttccaaacattctccacacagaaccaagcgtatatagtcaaagtcgccttaaggtcgtagtaaacacaaacagtactaagtgagtatagtatgttccagaaatatgttcgcgttttccagtgacgaaagaggtttcaatattgaatcatatttttgcacaggtactgtcgtccatttgcctacatcgcatcctggtttccctccacccgcttctgctggccctctgtaaagtctgtggttgggctgtcttacctcttttctgaaaacattaatttctgttagaaattggactcctacgtaatattatgcaatttttaaaataacttaaattaaagggcctcgttaattaattgtcacgtgatttccctcctttctacaaccctgcgacaaaactcttgggcggacagtagatagcatgtctgagtaattttatcttttcggatcgggcagaagtgaagactgaatttacagtacgtaaggtactctttcatagagtaggtacagaattatttcaacatgagttactgatacgaagtacgaacctggtaattggaattacatacaatattctatagtgcgataatatgaacattagaactgaaggccgtatcgaaatgaaccgccaccattttgaaaaatgtgtttaaatatccatattatgattctttttcattctaacttcattctctatatcgtatgctaatgtgctgtagacagtataatatacactgcataatgaatacgttcgcatggatacctcggttcatgagtaaaaacacattcttaatacagtactgaattttgattaaacaaaaacctaatgaaaattatcgaactcaaaatcgcgatatttcctagtttatgtaaatggatgaaatgcttttcttccctcctatacctagtaaagtgatttgtttgtgttttacgccagtatcaacgaactccagtcgtggaaggaggtagcgaacgggtttacggttttctaaaggtatagccaggttaatattaaaaatgttagtaaaaataaaatgatgtccctgtacaacagctGATGCGCTTTCAATGTTTTCcgggctgatatgtacatctattaccaggcagtatatctcacttgacgataagctgatgtgtcagaggaagaacaatttgtttgtatacatcttaaaaCTAATTAGTGAAATAGGAATTGGTCAacctacccctttatctcctggcttatttgcctcatgagcgatgc includes the following:
- the LOC138691395 gene encoding pyrokinin-1 receptor-like, with translation MDLFTDISTSPASYLLLDTPMNDEDFYTESVVTDFNDFSSLIPDNFSAIVTRPSLNVEPVRDPLYIVIPITILYSLIFFTGVLGNVVTCIVISRNKHMHTATNYYLFSLAVSDLLLLVSGLPQEMYCIWSRYPYVFGEVFCVLRGLAAETSANATVLTITAFTVERYVAICHPFLSHTMSKLSRAVKLILVIWIVALAFAIPQAIQFGIVTGDSPEFVMCTVKKVIFTHSFEISTFLFFVTPMTLITVLYALIGLRLRRSNMMKKEAGSFSCKHSCSPLTATVLQQPPQRYSETGGTRKTSNCRHQQSQSSRRVLKMLGEFRVL